A region from the Halobacillus mangrovi genome encodes:
- a CDS encoding amidohydrolase, translating to MLAIQNVTIIPVTGPPINHATLIIENGKVKFFGNGSIDVSGCEEIINGEEKILTPGWIDAHTHLGIDEEGYGWEGADFNETSEAMTPHLRAIDGVNPCDQGFVDAIQAGITTAQVLPGSANVIGGLTAVVKVKPSAVVENMVMKEEAGLKMALGENPKKFHGQQGRAPVTRMGVAAMIRESFVKASHYLETDQPRNLRLEAIGKVLERKLPLCVHAHRADDIMTAIRIANEFEIDLHVEHVTEGHKIAQHLKKYKERYKFSVGPTLSSRKKVELGNISWETYSTLDEHGVPFAIITDHPVIPIGQLQTSTQLAVKAGLDGNVALEGVTIRAAEVLGVADRIGSIEVGKDADFVLWDKHPIKENGRAVMTFVDGEMVYKEESSI from the coding sequence ATGCTAGCCATACAAAATGTCACCATCATCCCTGTCACAGGTCCTCCTATTAATCATGCGACTCTAATTATTGAGAACGGAAAGGTTAAGTTCTTTGGAAATGGGAGTATCGATGTTTCAGGTTGTGAGGAGATTATTAATGGAGAAGAGAAAATACTTACTCCTGGTTGGATCGATGCTCATACCCATTTAGGAATAGATGAAGAAGGGTATGGTTGGGAAGGTGCAGACTTTAATGAAACATCTGAGGCGATGACACCTCACCTGCGAGCGATTGACGGTGTGAATCCGTGTGATCAGGGTTTTGTAGATGCTATCCAGGCGGGGATTACAACAGCCCAAGTTTTGCCTGGGAGTGCGAATGTTATTGGCGGCTTGACCGCTGTTGTAAAAGTAAAGCCCAGCGCAGTCGTTGAGAATATGGTTATGAAAGAAGAAGCAGGACTGAAAATGGCCTTAGGAGAAAATCCGAAAAAGTTTCATGGTCAACAAGGAAGAGCACCTGTGACTCGAATGGGTGTAGCTGCAATGATTCGGGAGAGTTTTGTTAAAGCTTCCCATTATTTAGAAACAGATCAGCCCCGCAATTTGAGACTGGAGGCGATCGGAAAAGTGCTCGAGCGAAAACTCCCTCTTTGTGTACATGCTCATCGTGCTGATGATATTATGACGGCTATCAGGATTGCCAATGAGTTTGAGATTGACTTACATGTCGAGCATGTCACAGAAGGGCATAAGATTGCTCAGCATCTTAAAAAGTATAAGGAACGCTATAAATTTTCGGTAGGGCCAACATTATCAAGTCGAAAAAAAGTCGAGCTAGGAAACATTTCGTGGGAAACCTATTCAACCCTTGATGAGCATGGAGTTCCTTTTGCAATTATTACCGACCATCCCGTTATCCCTATTGGTCAGCTTCAAACATCGACTCAGCTCGCCGTAAAGGCTGGGCTTGATGGTAATGTCGCCTTGGAAGGTGTAACCATTCGGGCGGCAGAGGTATTAGGAGTCGCAGATCGGATAGGTAGTATTGAGGTTGGAAAAGATGCGGATTTCGTCCTATGGGACAAGCATCCAATTAAAGAAAATGGCCGTGCAGTAATGACCTTTGTGGACGGCGAGATGGTCTACAAAGAAGAATCGTCTATATAA
- a CDS encoding coiled-coil domain-containing protein produces the protein MKYVKISGYILGVLVIFLVGIMIGKTGAETTLNNMKVDIKAMEEEAISANKQMDQLDEELKTLQTDKKETLTLIDQKEELENEVAALQKELDNTQSTLDEELKVGREAIESKLKKENDKLTNLENEVKALQSQVDEKKKEMDRLTGELKKAKDEPRTLIAGQYVVGKDLPAGRYQVTNIGDGTNFFVYDSSGYPTVNTILGEDFYGDYVFFTDDGDQIETHGKVKLIPVE, from the coding sequence ATGAAATATGTAAAGATTTCAGGGTACATCCTTGGTGTTCTTGTTATTTTCCTAGTAGGAATTATGATCGGTAAAACCGGGGCAGAGACGACGTTGAATAATATGAAAGTGGATATAAAAGCAATGGAGGAAGAAGCAATATCAGCTAACAAGCAAATGGACCAACTTGATGAAGAATTGAAGACTTTACAAACTGATAAAAAGGAGACCCTCACGCTGATTGATCAGAAAGAAGAATTAGAAAATGAAGTAGCGGCTCTGCAAAAGGAATTAGATAATACTCAGTCCACTTTAGATGAAGAACTTAAAGTTGGAAGAGAGGCAATTGAAAGTAAGCTGAAAAAAGAAAATGATAAACTTACTAATTTAGAGAATGAGGTGAAGGCACTTCAATCCCAGGTCGATGAGAAAAAGAAAGAAATGGACCGATTGACAGGAGAACTGAAAAAAGCGAAGGATGAGCCAAGAACGTTGATTGCTGGCCAATATGTTGTTGGTAAAGACTTACCTGCTGGACGCTATCAGGTGACGAACATAGGGGATGGGACAAACTTTTTCGTTTACGACAGCAGCGGATATCCAACCGTCAATACGATCCTTGGGGAAGATTTTTATGGGGACTACGTGTTTTTTACAGATGATGGAGATCAAATTGAAACACACGGCAAAGTAAAATTAATACCTGTAGAGTAA
- a CDS encoding TcaA NTF2-like domain-containing protein — protein sequence MKFCTGCGHRLGDDSSFCTECGMKQGNHTGGSNGSSEDVTSNIIKKPMSRRAKVVWISVGSLIGLIVIAHFIITSMIHPVKDIQSMDRAITEGDAKAFFEEVTLDDSALIHKEEFLRFIEYSGWEDVREQMSHVIEDEGASDFDKKIYDSYGNELFVMKKVTVVPGFYHTYEIEAAPNQLLLTTNVSPSTFTIDKEKMEVKKTKEHHKFLKLYPGTYQLTGEASNEFGEFTISQEVVVDTLGRGDFSVDAAFPEETYTILTNHPDANLFVNGKSTKKKLSEFKTLGPFPKDQEVNLHAEWKNKDGDILKTEPVTQNSAFWGELNFVFEDAYEDVNDPPLEEQTATSEAFEEEAERLVLDFRDAYESALNATDFSIISPYLLSGSKAEEELMEYIDGLVNNEFTYEFVDNEILSVESASGNGMVVKTNEIFIFTNNEGAQTHYDRKKDYYLQEVSGELKINRIDIKETERSDL from the coding sequence TTGAAATTTTGTACGGGGTGTGGCCACCGATTGGGGGATGACTCATCTTTTTGCACAGAGTGCGGAATGAAACAAGGAAATCATACAGGAGGAAGTAATGGTTCTTCGGAGGATGTGACATCCAATATTATTAAGAAGCCGATGTCCAGAAGAGCTAAGGTTGTATGGATATCCGTTGGCTCGCTTATAGGATTAATAGTCATAGCTCACTTCATTATCACGTCCATGATCCATCCCGTGAAAGATATCCAGTCGATGGACCGGGCAATAACAGAAGGCGATGCTAAAGCTTTTTTTGAAGAAGTGACTTTGGACGACTCAGCTCTTATTCATAAGGAAGAGTTTCTGCGTTTTATTGAATACTCGGGCTGGGAGGATGTCCGGGAGCAGATGTCTCATGTCATTGAGGATGAGGGAGCATCAGATTTTGATAAAAAAATTTATGACTCCTATGGGAATGAGTTGTTCGTCATGAAAAAGGTTACGGTGGTGCCGGGGTTTTACCATACATACGAAATAGAAGCTGCTCCTAATCAATTACTCTTAACGACGAATGTAAGCCCCTCCACTTTTACCATTGATAAAGAAAAAATGGAAGTGAAGAAGACGAAAGAACATCATAAATTTTTGAAGCTTTATCCAGGAACTTATCAGCTTACGGGGGAAGCCTCCAATGAGTTCGGAGAGTTTACAATCTCTCAGGAAGTTGTAGTGGATACCCTTGGAAGAGGAGACTTTTCGGTTGATGCGGCCTTTCCTGAAGAAACATACACAATTCTAACCAACCATCCTGATGCTAATCTTTTCGTAAATGGAAAGAGTACGAAGAAAAAACTGTCTGAATTTAAGACATTAGGTCCTTTTCCGAAAGATCAAGAAGTGAACCTGCATGCCGAATGGAAAAATAAAGACGGAGACATTTTGAAAACTGAACCTGTCACCCAAAACAGCGCTTTTTGGGGTGAATTAAATTTTGTCTTTGAAGATGCCTATGAGGATGTCAACGATCCTCCTCTGGAAGAACAGACTGCTACAAGTGAAGCATTTGAGGAAGAGGCAGAAAGGCTTGTTTTGGATTTCCGTGACGCTTATGAAAGTGCATTGAACGCTACGGATTTCAGCATTATTTCTCCTTACTTATTATCTGGTAGTAAAGCAGAGGAAGAACTGATGGAATACATCGATGGACTTGTAAACAATGAATTTACTTATGAGTTTGTAGATAATGAGATTCTATCAGTCGAATCTGCAAGTGGAAATGGAATGGTTGTCAAAACGAACGAAATCTTTATTTTTACCAATAATGAAGGTGCTCAAACTCATTATGACCGTAAAAAAGACTACTATTTGCAAGAAGTCTCAGGTGAGCTGAAAATTAATCGGATTGATATTAAAGAAACGGAGCGTAGTGATCTATAA
- a CDS encoding zinc ribbon domain-containing protein translates to MTTIKNRKESDTMYCSVCGAEIEKEANFCGGCGASLTQEEAKDIQDSNAQQEQQAQQRIPMSSAQRENSEFTGKMKLISKQFFHFTSQTFKAPFSVSRQINDRDFTSGIIANVLLAFFISFIFYLMMRDMSSGFVDVPFFSTVFQPFFYILIFLTVFIAVNFGIAKMMKVDVTFRGVIAKFGSLNAISVSFFFLSSLFGLLSLNTFSTFLFFIGLSLFGISTVVLLFTLNAEKSTNEGLDVFYGLFISNLTMAVIYFLVWMSIFERIVDEVRNVPFGMF, encoded by the coding sequence GTGACCACCATTAAAAATAGAAAGGAAAGTGATACGATGTATTGTTCAGTTTGTGGGGCTGAGATAGAAAAAGAAGCCAACTTTTGCGGGGGATGCGGAGCTTCCTTGACACAAGAAGAAGCCAAAGACATACAGGATTCAAATGCTCAGCAAGAGCAACAAGCTCAGCAAAGAATACCAATGAGTTCAGCTCAGAGAGAGAATAGTGAGTTTACGGGCAAAATGAAATTAATTAGTAAGCAGTTCTTCCATTTTACATCACAGACCTTTAAAGCACCCTTCAGCGTGAGTCGCCAGATAAATGACCGTGATTTTACCAGTGGAATCATTGCAAATGTATTGTTGGCATTTTTTATCTCTTTTATTTTTTATTTAATGATGAGAGATATGAGCAGTGGATTTGTGGATGTTCCCTTCTTTTCAACCGTTTTTCAACCGTTCTTCTATATCCTGATTTTTCTAACTGTATTTATAGCCGTTAATTTTGGAATTGCAAAAATGATGAAGGTGGATGTTACATTTCGGGGTGTGATCGCAAAATTTGGTTCCTTAAATGCAATATCCGTATCGTTTTTCTTTTTATCCAGTTTGTTTGGACTACTATCTTTAAACACTTTTAGTACCTTCTTATTTTTTATTGGATTGAGTTTGTTCGGTATATCTACAGTCGTTCTATTATTCACACTTAATGCAGAAAAATCGACAAATGAAGGACTTGATGTATTTTACGGGTTGTTCATTTCGAACCTAACCATGGCGGTAATCTACTTTTTAGTATGGATGAGTATTTTTGAAAGAATTGTAGATGAAGTAAGAAATGTACCATTTGGCATGTTCTAA
- a CDS encoding double zinc ribbon domain-containing protein translates to MKPCVACGEELEEKKKFCNRCGAQQECLDCGYSLEGEARFCPECGAAILTREDQVIHEAGFRKIPTFAWVIGVIAIVAIILQLFYSNTNAFQSLMTPEQTVRNFFNDFADGEMEDASDYLHSDIKRDFVYGAEGFAPPNASVRIVDIQKEQSGDFATVDVKVNIYPEPYYEDNPVNVIAELERVDGKWLIYDMN, encoded by the coding sequence ATGAAACCTTGCGTAGCATGTGGAGAGGAATTGGAGGAGAAAAAGAAGTTCTGCAATCGGTGCGGCGCCCAGCAGGAGTGTCTCGATTGTGGGTATTCTTTAGAGGGAGAGGCTCGTTTTTGTCCCGAATGCGGTGCGGCGATTTTGACACGTGAGGATCAAGTAATACATGAAGCAGGATTTAGAAAAATTCCGACTTTCGCCTGGGTGATTGGAGTAATAGCCATCGTTGCCATTATTCTTCAGCTCTTTTACTCCAATACAAATGCTTTTCAATCACTTATGACCCCTGAACAAACCGTAAGAAATTTTTTTAATGACTTTGCTGATGGAGAGATGGAAGATGCAAGTGATTATCTCCACTCGGATATAAAAAGAGATTTCGTGTATGGAGCCGAAGGTTTTGCCCCTCCTAACGCTTCTGTAAGAATTGTTGATATACAAAAGGAGCAAAGCGGAGACTTCGCAACCGTTGATGTCAAGGTAAATATCTACCCTGAACCTTACTATGAAGATAACCCGGTCAATGTCATTGCTGAACTAGAGAGAGTCGACGGGAAGTGGCTAATCTATGACATGAATTGA
- the nagE gene encoding N-acetylglucosamine-specific PTS transporter subunit IIBC: MFNFIQRIGKAFMLPVAALPAAALLLRLGQEDLFNIPFMAAAGNAIFANLALIFAIGVAIGLAKDGNGAAGLAGAIGYFVLTEGAKAINEDINMSVLGGILAGVIAGVLYNRFYDIKLPEWLGFFGGRRFVPIVTGAVMVALAGIFGFVWPPIQEGINALGEWILGAGATGVGLYGFLNRILIPVGLHHVLNTLIWFVFGEYEGATGEIGRFFAGDPTAGYFMAGFFPIMMFGLPAAAFAIIAAAKKEKRKAISGGMIGIALTSFLTGITEPIEFSFMFLSPLLYFVHAVLTGLSMIVAFWLDIRHGFGFSAGFLDYALNYGIAEKPALLLVQGLAFGVIYFIIFYFLIVKLNLKTPGREDEDTIVEDSTQQGGDKYQHMADQFIKDLGGKDNISSVDSCATRLRLQIKDLSRVNEASLKQHGAKGIMKPGGNNLQIIVGTQVEFVADAMRRSHES, encoded by the coding sequence ATGTTTAACTTCATTCAACGAATAGGTAAAGCATTCATGCTGCCTGTTGCTGCCCTGCCAGCGGCTGCTCTATTGCTCCGTCTTGGACAAGAAGACTTGTTTAATATCCCATTTATGGCTGCTGCCGGTAACGCGATATTCGCTAATCTTGCACTCATATTTGCTATTGGTGTCGCGATCGGTTTAGCCAAAGATGGAAATGGTGCTGCAGGTCTTGCAGGTGCCATTGGTTATTTTGTTCTGACGGAAGGCGCTAAAGCCATCAATGAAGATATTAATATGTCAGTCTTGGGAGGAATACTCGCAGGGGTTATTGCAGGGGTATTGTATAATCGGTTCTATGATATTAAACTGCCTGAATGGTTAGGCTTCTTCGGCGGGCGTCGCTTCGTCCCTATAGTGACAGGTGCCGTCATGGTAGCGCTTGCTGGTATATTCGGGTTTGTATGGCCACCAATTCAAGAAGGAATCAATGCGCTTGGGGAATGGATCCTAGGAGCAGGTGCTACTGGTGTCGGCTTGTACGGATTCTTAAACCGTATTTTAATTCCAGTTGGGTTGCACCACGTGCTTAACACACTGATTTGGTTCGTTTTCGGAGAATATGAAGGAGCTACGGGGGAAATCGGACGTTTCTTCGCGGGAGACCCAACAGCCGGATACTTTATGGCTGGATTCTTCCCAATTATGATGTTCGGACTTCCAGCAGCCGCCTTTGCGATTATCGCTGCGGCTAAAAAAGAGAAACGAAAAGCGATCTCAGGTGGTATGATTGGTATCGCTCTGACCTCGTTCTTAACTGGGATCACAGAGCCAATCGAATTCTCATTCATGTTCTTATCACCACTGTTGTATTTTGTACACGCTGTACTGACTGGACTATCCATGATTGTCGCATTCTGGCTCGACATTCGTCATGGATTCGGATTCTCAGCAGGTTTCCTTGATTATGCATTGAATTATGGAATTGCTGAAAAACCAGCCCTTCTCCTTGTACAAGGACTGGCCTTTGGGGTCATTTATTTCATCATCTTCTACTTCCTGATCGTCAAACTTAATTTGAAAACACCAGGACGTGAAGACGAAGATACGATCGTTGAAGACAGTACGCAGCAAGGCGGAGATAAATATCAACATATGGCCGATCAATTTATCAAAGACTTAGGCGGAAAAGATAATATCAGCTCCGTTGACAGTTGTGCAACTCGCCTGCGTTTACAGATTAAAGATTTGAGCCGAGTAAATGAAGCTTCACTGAAACAACACGGAGCAAAAGGCATAATGAAGCCTGGGGGCAATAACTTGCAGATCATTGTAGGGACTCAGGTTGAGTTTGTTGCAGATGCAATGCGCCGTTCTCATGAAAGCTAA
- the nagA gene encoding N-acetylglucosamine-6-phosphate deacetylase produces the protein MRKLVTGGTVVTETGMIENGYILIVDGQIVDYGHKENTQKDVDEVFELNETDIIMPGFIDIHIHGAAGHDTMDATEEALRVMAETLPKEGTTSFLATTITDTDEHITDALRNAAKFSKTDYDGAEMLGVHLEGPFISLQHAGAQPESCIIPSSIELFEKWQKAAEGLIRVVTLAPEEKNGMELVRYLGDNDVIPSIGHSHATFDEVSEAVNHGLKHATHLFNAMRPMHHREPGVVGAVFLNASLLAEIIFDRIHVTNEMVRLAYRTLGSDRMMLITDSMRGKCLREGTYDLGGQEVTINGGEARLANGTLAGSVLKMSDAVRHLSSFEESSELDVMKMASWNAAKSLGVDDRKGSIKKGKDADLVVLDSELSVKQTFCRGNKVNHDKMG, from the coding sequence ATGCGAAAGCTAGTGACTGGTGGAACAGTCGTTACCGAAACGGGAATGATTGAGAACGGGTATATCCTTATCGTGGACGGACAAATTGTTGATTATGGTCATAAGGAAAATACTCAAAAAGATGTGGATGAAGTTTTCGAATTAAATGAAACAGACATCATTATGCCAGGATTCATTGATATTCACATTCATGGAGCGGCCGGACATGATACCATGGATGCGACTGAAGAGGCGCTAAGAGTAATGGCTGAAACTCTTCCAAAAGAAGGAACAACCAGTTTTCTTGCGACGACGATAACTGATACAGACGAACATATAACAGATGCTTTACGAAATGCAGCAAAGTTCAGCAAGACGGATTATGATGGAGCGGAAATGCTTGGGGTCCATTTAGAAGGCCCTTTTATTAGTCTTCAACATGCCGGTGCCCAGCCGGAATCGTGCATCATTCCATCTTCTATAGAACTTTTCGAAAAATGGCAAAAGGCAGCTGAGGGACTGATTCGTGTTGTCACCCTCGCTCCTGAAGAAAAAAATGGGATGGAACTCGTCCGATATTTGGGAGATAACGATGTTATTCCTTCCATCGGGCATAGCCATGCGACTTTTGATGAGGTAAGCGAAGCCGTTAACCACGGTCTCAAACATGCGACTCACCTGTTTAACGCAATGAGGCCGATGCACCACAGGGAACCAGGAGTCGTCGGAGCGGTTTTCCTTAACGCATCCCTACTTGCAGAAATCATATTTGACCGTATTCATGTAACAAATGAGATGGTTCGGCTTGCTTATCGTACCCTAGGGAGTGATCGGATGATGCTAATCACGGATTCCATGCGTGGGAAGTGTCTGCGAGAAGGAACGTACGACCTTGGTGGACAAGAGGTAACGATTAATGGAGGAGAAGCTCGACTTGCCAACGGGACACTTGCAGGAAGTGTGTTGAAAATGAGCGATGCCGTCCGCCATTTAAGTTCTTTTGAAGAGAGCTCGGAATTAGACGTGATGAAGATGGCTTCCTGGAATGCAGCTAAATCGTTAGGGGTCGATGATCGTAAGGGAAGTATTAAAAAAGGCAAAGATGCGGACTTAGTGGTTTTAGACTCCGAACTTAGTGTAAAACAAACCTTCTGTAGAGGGAATAAAGTCAATCATGATAAAATGGGGTGA
- the nagB gene encoding glucosamine-6-phosphate deaminase, whose translation MKIIKVSDYEEMSRKSAKMFYQMIDQQPNIRLGLATGSTPIGFYKYLTEFLQAEETDVSKLLSFNLDEYIGLDPQSPQSFYTFMKEHFYQPLGLNQGQTFIPDGSVSDPDEESKRYEQHIREAGGIDVQLLGVGTNGHIGFNEPGTPFNQRTHQVKLKESTRDANARFFDSKEDVPTHAITMGIGTILDAKKVVLLASGERKADAIYQLVNGEVSEDWPITALKNHPDVTLFVDKDAAAQL comes from the coding sequence ATGAAAATCATTAAAGTATCGGACTATGAAGAAATGAGCCGTAAGAGTGCGAAGATGTTTTATCAGATGATCGATCAACAGCCAAACATACGCTTAGGACTAGCGACAGGAAGCACGCCGATCGGTTTCTATAAATATTTGACTGAATTTCTACAAGCAGAAGAAACGGATGTTTCTAAGCTTCTGTCGTTTAATTTGGATGAGTATATTGGGCTTGATCCTCAGTCTCCGCAAAGCTTTTATACATTTATGAAGGAGCATTTCTATCAGCCCCTTGGTCTTAATCAGGGCCAAACTTTTATCCCGGACGGAAGTGTGTCTGATCCAGATGAGGAGAGTAAGCGCTACGAACAGCACATTCGTGAGGCGGGTGGAATAGATGTACAGCTCCTGGGCGTAGGTACAAACGGACATATCGGATTTAATGAGCCTGGAACTCCTTTCAATCAGCGGACTCACCAAGTAAAATTGAAGGAATCTACAAGAGATGCAAACGCTCGCTTTTTTGACTCCAAAGAGGACGTTCCGACACATGCGATCACAATGGGGATAGGGACCATTCTGGATGCGAAAAAAGTCGTCCTGCTTGCAAGTGGTGAAAGAAAAGCAGACGCAATTTATCAGCTTGTAAATGGTGAAGTGAGTGAGGACTGGCCAATTACGGCACTTAAAAATCATCCGGATGTGACGCTTTTTGTTGATAAAGATGCAGCTGCTCAATTGTGA
- a CDS encoding GntR family transcriptional regulator → MIDKQSPIPIYYQIQEHLRSMIENKELKPGEAIPSERELAEKYEISRMTVRQAITNLANEGLLVREKGKGSFVAEKKIEQPLMQLTSFSEDMRRRGIEPGTLVKEFQIVKASVKISEELQLPEGEEIYQLNRLRLGDGEPMAYEILSLPKEKLPLISEEIVKGSFYNYIEKEMGLSIERAVQSFEPSLATELESEMLNIEVGSPVLLLRRTTYLSDGSPFEHVKSTYRGDRYKFVAEMKR, encoded by the coding sequence ATGATAGATAAGCAATCCCCAATCCCGATTTATTATCAAATTCAAGAACATTTACGATCGATGATTGAGAACAAAGAATTGAAACCAGGAGAGGCTATCCCTTCAGAGAGGGAGTTAGCTGAAAAGTATGAAATCAGCCGCATGACGGTTCGCCAGGCGATTACAAATCTGGCCAATGAAGGTTTGCTTGTCCGTGAAAAAGGAAAGGGCAGCTTCGTTGCCGAGAAAAAAATAGAACAGCCGCTCATGCAGCTGACAAGTTTTTCAGAAGATATGCGGAGAAGGGGTATTGAACCTGGAACACTCGTAAAAGAGTTTCAAATTGTAAAAGCTTCTGTAAAAATAAGCGAAGAACTGCAGCTTCCTGAAGGAGAAGAGATTTATCAATTGAATCGCCTTCGCCTTGGTGACGGGGAGCCGATGGCTTATGAAATTCTAAGTTTACCAAAGGAAAAGCTCCCCCTTATTTCCGAGGAAATTGTCAAAGGGTCGTTTTATAACTATATAGAAAAAGAGATGGGGCTATCGATTGAGCGGGCCGTCCAGTCCTTTGAACCTTCCTTAGCTACGGAGCTTGAGAGTGAAATGCTGAATATCGAAGTCGGTTCTCCAGTATTATTATTGCGGCGGACTACTTACTTGAGCGATGGTTCCCCTTTTGAACACGTCAAATCAACGTATAGAGGCGACCGTTATAAATTCGTCGCCGAGATGAAGCGTTAG
- a CDS encoding SIS domain-containing protein produces MIQAYFDQVQALLEKAIDSQRNTLEEAAKHIVESIELGGIVHLFGTGHSHMLAEEGFYRAGGLAAIRPIFIESLMLHEGAVRSSNLERQEGLAETFLKDEDIRPEDVLVVISTSGKNPVPVDVALWGKEKGAFIISLSSHHYTEQQSSRHNSGKYLSEIADIAIDNGSPIGDAVLKHEALPVPFSSTSTVVGAALMNAMFAEVIGVLADKGEEPPVFLSGNVEGAAEHNQKLMERYAHRIDFGKLD; encoded by the coding sequence TTGATACAGGCGTATTTTGATCAAGTTCAAGCCTTGTTGGAAAAAGCAATAGATTCTCAAAGAAATACGTTGGAAGAAGCCGCTAAACATATAGTTGAATCCATTGAGCTTGGCGGAATCGTGCACTTATTTGGCACCGGCCATTCCCATATGCTCGCTGAAGAAGGCTTCTATCGTGCTGGGGGACTGGCTGCGATACGCCCGATTTTTATTGAGAGTTTGATGCTTCATGAAGGAGCAGTACGCAGCTCGAATTTAGAGCGTCAGGAAGGTCTAGCAGAAACTTTTTTGAAAGATGAAGATATACGCCCAGAGGACGTACTTGTAGTCATCTCCACTTCCGGGAAGAATCCTGTTCCTGTGGATGTGGCTTTATGGGGAAAAGAAAAAGGAGCGTTCATCATTTCTCTTTCCTCTCATCACTATACGGAGCAGCAGTCTTCACGCCATAACAGTGGAAAGTATCTCAGTGAAATTGCCGATATCGCAATAGATAACGGAAGCCCTATCGGCGACGCTGTCTTAAAACACGAAGCTCTTCCTGTCCCGTTTTCCTCAACTTCGACGGTGGTTGGCGCTGCTCTTATGAATGCGATGTTTGCTGAGGTCATTGGGGTATTGGCTGATAAGGGTGAGGAACCGCCAGTTTTCCTAAGTGGGAACGTCGAAGGGGCTGCGGAACATAACCAGAAATTGATGGAACGATACGCTCATCGTATTGATTTCGGTAAACTAGATTAA